A section of the Humulus lupulus chromosome 2, drHumLupu1.1, whole genome shotgun sequence genome encodes:
- the LOC133815284 gene encoding zinc finger BED domain-containing protein RICESLEEPER 1-like: MITDFTKKTPDSKVNLSGNYTTKFSHSTFPLRFTIARDIYQLFLEEKKILRKAFVNPLKKYKGVFVKKAKCLVLGGEMFHVCCCAHISNLVVTDGLKKMYYAISSIRNAIRCGDKVELYIHDARSCIKVLEERVNGEKVDDPPDTTDWTNVEVFVKFLKAFYELTLKLSGSLYVTLNLFFEEILQVQVELNQMKNSTNELMSKMAESMQLKFDKYWGNFENINLLQYIASILDPRFKMDVVRNGFRYLYDPIEAENMIQKVENMMNSLYTFYKKFVVLSNSSNDQQASENVTTNASESSTITSFLIKLKFLSSEVISNDLDDYLADRKEKLVGNKDFDILDWWKRNDSKYLVVSLIAKDVLAVQMSTFVFESSFSIGGRILDPFRSSLSPKIFEVLICSKNWLTYEYVAPIVLRQYTDGIEELETSEQIKLDESCITNTGTKTTAAAATNTTF, encoded by the exons ATGATAACTGATTTCACTAAGAAGACGCCTGATTCTAAAGTTAACTTAAGTGGGAACTACACAACAAAGTTCAGCCATAGCACA TTTCCTTTAAGATTTACAATTGCTCGAGATATCTACCAATTATTTTTGGAGGAAAAGAAAATATTGAGAAAGGCGTTTGTCAATC CTTTAAAGAAATATAAAGGAGTATTTGTCAAAAAAGCAAAATGCTTGGTTTTAGGTGGAGagatgtttcatgtgtgttgttGTGCGCATATCTCAAACTTGGTTGTTACTGAtggtttaaaaaaaatgtattatgcCATTTCTAGCATAAGAAATGCAATAAG ATGTGGTGACAAGGTGGAACTCTACATACATGATGCTAGAAGTTGCATTAAAGTTCTAGAAG AAAGAGTCAATGGGGAAAAAGTGGATGACCCTCCAGACACTACTGATTGGACTAATGTTGAAGTATTTGTTAAGTTTCTCAAAGCTTTTTATGAACTTACTTTGAAATTAAGTGGGTCATTGTATGTCACATTAAATCTATTCTTTGAAGAGATTCTTCAAGTTCAAGTTGAACTCAATCAAATGAAGAATAGTACAAATGAGTTGATGAGCAAAATGGCAGAGAGCATGCAGTTGAAGTTTGACAAGTATTGGGGCAATTTTGAGAATATTAACCTGTTGCAGTACATTGCCTCTATTTTGGATCCAAGATTCAAGATGGATGTGGTTCGAAATGGTTTTAGGTATCTCTATGATCCAATTGAAGCTGAAAACATGATTCAAAAAGTTGAGAATATGATGAATAGCTTGTATACATTTTATAAAAAGTTTGTTGTGCTTTCTAATTCTTCCAATGATCAACAAGCAAGTGAAAATGTCACTACCAATGCAAGTGAAAGTTCAACTATCACATCATTTCTTATCAAACTAAAATTTCTTTCTAGTGAAGTAATTAGTAATGATTTGGATGACTATCTTGCTGATAGAAAGGAAAAGCTAGTTGGGAATAAGGATTTTGACATTCTAGATTGGTGGAAAAGGAATGATAGTAAGTATCTTGTTGTCTCACTTATTGCAAAAGATGTTCTAGCTGTTCAAATGTCTACATTTGTTTTTGAATCTTCATTTTCTATTGGAGGACGGATACTCGATCCATTTAGAAGCTCTTTGTCCCCAAAGATATTTGAGGTTTTAATTTGTTCAAAGAATTGGTTGACTTATGAATATGTTGCTCCTATTGTTCTGAGACAATACACGGACGGAATAGAGGAATTGGAGACATCTGAGCAAATTAAGTTAG ATGAATCATGTATTACAAACACTGGAACTaagactactgctgctgctgctaccaaTACTACTTTTTGA